In Sphingobium sp. Z007, one DNA window encodes the following:
- a CDS encoding PTS sugar transporter subunit IIA, with the protein MIGLVLVTHGSLATEFVVAMEHVVGPQQQIETICIGPEDDMELRRADIATAVARVNDGSGVILLTDLFGGTPSNLAISLLKAGEIEVIAGINLPMLIRLESARKVMDVRAAVAAAREAGQKYISVASELLGSTL; encoded by the coding sequence ATGATCGGACTCGTACTCGTCACCCATGGGTCGCTCGCGACCGAATTTGTCGTGGCCATGGAGCATGTGGTCGGCCCCCAGCAGCAGATCGAAACGATCTGCATCGGGCCGGAAGACGACATGGAATTGCGCCGCGCCGACATCGCGACGGCGGTCGCGCGCGTCAATGACGGATCGGGCGTCATCCTGCTGACCGACCTGTTCGGCGGCACGCCCTCCAACCTTGCCATCTCGCTGCTCAAGGCCGGCGAGATCGAAGTGATCGCGGGCATCAACCTGCCCATGCTCATCCGCCTGGAAAGCGCGCGCAAGGTCATGGACGTGCGCGCCGCGGTTGCCGCCGCGCGCGAAGCCGGGCAGAAATATATTAGCGTCGCGTCGGAACTGTTGGGCAGCACCCTATGA
- a CDS encoding HPr family phosphocarrier protein, with product MNEISQEVRISNKRGLHARASAKFVTLASGLPADILVSKDGNHVTGTSIMGLMMLGAAMGDSITIKATGPEAADSLGKLVTLVEDKFGEE from the coding sequence ATGAATGAAATCAGCCAGGAAGTCCGTATCAGCAACAAGCGCGGCCTTCATGCTCGCGCCAGCGCCAAATTCGTGACCCTGGCCAGCGGCCTGCCCGCCGACATCCTGGTCAGCAAGGATGGCAACCATGTCACCGGCACGTCGATCATGGGCCTGATGATGCTGGGTGCCGCCATGGGCGACAGCATCACCATCAAGGCGACCGGCCCCGAAGCGGCCGATTCGCTGGGCAAATTAGTTACCCTGGTCGAGGACAAGTTCGGCGAGGAATGA
- a CDS encoding AI-2E family transporter, with product MTIPPSRSYKLEDGFFLSLVILVSIAFAAVLEPFFAAVLWGVIVAVLFWPIQQRIAARMPGRRNSAALITLLLIIAIVIIPAILLVSALITEAAHVYAQIQSGQIDFARMFAQMQAALPEWAHGMLRRFGLSNFDAARITVTRGLTSSFRTWAGQALLIGQGAFSFIIALGVMLYLSFFLLRDGERLSQRFAEAAPLRPHQREALLTRFVVVIRATVKGSLVVAIVQGVLGGLIFWAVGIQGALLWGVLMGAFSLLPAIGAAIVWGPVALYLFATGAIWQGVVVVVSGALIIGSVDNVLRPILVGRDTRIPDYVVLISTLGGIELFGFNGIVIGPVIAALFIATWNIFTQMRREGEIVG from the coding sequence ATGACCATACCGCCGTCCCGTAGCTACAAGTTGGAGGACGGTTTCTTCCTCAGCCTTGTCATTCTCGTTTCCATCGCCTTCGCCGCGGTGCTGGAACCCTTTTTCGCCGCGGTGCTGTGGGGCGTGATCGTCGCGGTGCTGTTCTGGCCGATTCAGCAGCGCATTGCGGCCCGGATGCCGGGCCGGCGCAACAGTGCGGCGCTCATCACTCTGCTGCTCATCATCGCGATCGTCATCATTCCTGCGATCCTGCTGGTCAGCGCTCTGATTACGGAGGCGGCGCATGTCTATGCGCAAATCCAGTCGGGCCAGATCGATTTCGCGCGCATGTTCGCACAGATGCAGGCGGCGCTGCCCGAATGGGCGCATGGCATGTTGCGGCGCTTTGGCCTTAGCAATTTCGACGCGGCGCGCATTACCGTGACGCGCGGCCTGACCAGCAGTTTCCGCACCTGGGCGGGGCAGGCACTGTTGATCGGGCAGGGCGCATTCAGCTTCATCATTGCGCTGGGCGTGATGCTGTATCTGTCCTTCTTTCTCCTCCGCGACGGTGAGCGACTGTCCCAGCGCTTCGCCGAGGCGGCGCCGCTGCGTCCGCATCAGCGCGAGGCGTTGCTTACCCGCTTCGTTGTCGTCATACGTGCGACAGTGAAGGGCAGCCTGGTCGTGGCCATCGTGCAGGGCGTGCTGGGCGGTCTCATTTTCTGGGCGGTGGGTATCCAGGGTGCGCTGCTGTGGGGCGTGCTGATGGGCGCTTTCTCGCTGTTGCCCGCGATCGGCGCGGCGATCGTGTGGGGGCCGGTGGCGCTCTATCTGTTCGCAACCGGCGCCATCTGGCAGGGGGTCGTGGTTGTCGTCAGTGGTGCGCTCATCATCGGGTCGGTCGACAATGTGCTGCGCCCGATATTGGTCGGCCGCGATACGCGCATTCCCGATTATGTCGTGCTGATTTCTACCCTGGGCGGGATCGAGCTGTTCGGTTTCAACGGCATCGTGATCGGGCCGGTGATCGCCGCGCTGTTCATCGCGACGTGGAACATCTTTACCCAGATGCGTCGGGAAGGCGAGATTGTGGGCTGA
- a CDS encoding RNA methyltransferase encodes MAREITGFSNPLVKRVRSLREKKHRKAEGLFLAEGLRILTEAREQGVLPEMLFYAGSTHPLALDLIDAMEAIGGDVIETTPDILSKISGKDNAQAVVGVYRDRLTPLDRLDRSTADIWIVAQSLRDPGNLGTILRTGDAVGAGGLILIDDCVDPFSVESVRASMGALFTQSITQARWGEFMHWLRQGPGELIGTSLKATQDYQEPRYASPSFLLVGNEAQGLPESYEAECDQLVKMPMLGKADSLNAAVATAVMAYELLNQKRRRG; translated from the coding sequence GTGGCACGCGAGATCACCGGATTTTCCAACCCGCTGGTGAAGCGCGTCCGCAGTTTGCGCGAGAAAAAACATCGCAAGGCCGAAGGGCTGTTCCTGGCCGAAGGGCTGCGCATCCTGACCGAAGCGCGCGAACAAGGCGTGCTGCCCGAAATGCTGTTCTACGCCGGATCGACGCATCCGCTGGCGCTGGACCTGATCGACGCGATGGAGGCGATCGGCGGCGACGTCATCGAAACCACGCCCGACATATTGTCCAAGATCAGCGGCAAGGACAATGCCCAGGCCGTGGTCGGCGTCTATCGCGACCGCCTTACCCCGCTCGACAGGCTGGACCGCAGCACCGCCGACATCTGGATCGTCGCGCAATCGTTGCGCGATCCCGGCAACCTTGGCACCATATTGCGCACCGGCGACGCCGTGGGCGCGGGCGGCCTCATCCTCATCGACGATTGCGTCGATCCCTTCTCGGTCGAATCGGTCCGCGCCTCCATGGGCGCGCTCTTTACCCAATCGATTACCCAGGCGCGCTGGGGCGAATTCATGCACTGGCTGCGCCAGGGACCGGGCGAACTGATCGGCACCAGCCTCAAAGCCACACAGGATTATCAGGAACCGCGCTATGCCAGTCCCAGCTTCCTGTTGGTCGGCAACGAAGCGCAGGGCTTGCCGGAAAGCTACGAAGCCGAATGCGACCAGCTGGTCAAGATGCCGATGCTGGGCAAGGCGGACAGCCTGAACGCCGCGGTGGCGACGGCGGTCATGGCCTATGAATTGCTGAACCAGAAACGACGGCGCGGATAG
- a CDS encoding MFS transporter: MTTTSGLGEMWRHKRVLSASLIGTAVEFYDFYIYATAASLIFPSLFFPSSSSSAQLMASYGSLALAFFARPVGAAVFGHYGDRIGRKATLVASLMLMGGCTLLIGFLPTYQMIGYWAPLILCLLRFGQGFGLGGEWGGAALLAVENAPPGWRARFGMFPQLGAPVGFIAANGLFLILGAFLTDQDFFAWGWRLPFLGSAVLVILGLWVRLKLTETPEFAAAQKETPPPAVPLATLLSSHLGAAIAGTFACAACFAVYYIATAFALGYGTTALRIDREVFLAIQLGAIMFMAVSIILAGWWADRTTPTTALAWGCAGTVLMGLVFGPLIGTGALLPIFVALSLALFVMGFIYGPLGAYLPALFPIQLRYTGASFAFNLGGIIGGALAPIVATWLIGAQGVGLVGLYMSAAALISLGGLWLTSRMPAIR; encoded by the coding sequence ATGACAACGACAAGCGGCTTAGGCGAAATGTGGCGGCACAAACGCGTGCTCTCGGCCAGCCTGATCGGCACGGCGGTCGAATTTTACGACTTCTACATCTACGCCACCGCCGCCAGCCTGATCTTCCCCTCGCTCTTCTTCCCCTCCTCTTCGTCCTCGGCGCAACTGATGGCCTCCTATGGCAGCCTCGCCCTTGCCTTCTTCGCCCGGCCCGTCGGCGCGGCGGTCTTCGGCCATTATGGCGACCGCATCGGGCGCAAGGCGACGCTGGTCGCCTCGCTGATGCTGATGGGCGGCTGTACCCTGCTGATCGGCTTCCTGCCGACCTATCAGATGATCGGCTATTGGGCGCCGCTGATCCTGTGTCTGCTGCGCTTCGGCCAGGGTTTTGGCCTGGGCGGCGAATGGGGCGGCGCGGCCTTGCTGGCGGTGGAAAATGCCCCGCCCGGCTGGCGCGCGCGCTTTGGCATGTTCCCGCAACTGGGCGCACCGGTCGGCTTCATCGCCGCCAACGGCCTGTTCCTGATCCTCGGCGCTTTCCTGACCGACCAAGATTTCTTCGCCTGGGGCTGGCGCCTACCCTTCCTGGGCAGCGCGGTGCTGGTGATATTGGGCCTCTGGGTCCGCCTGAAACTCACCGAAACGCCGGAATTCGCCGCCGCGCAGAAGGAAACCCCACCGCCCGCCGTGCCGCTGGCCACCCTCCTCTCCTCACATCTTGGCGCAGCGATCGCGGGCACTTTCGCCTGCGCCGCCTGCTTCGCGGTCTATTATATCGCGACCGCCTTCGCGCTTGGCTACGGCACCACCGCGCTCAGGATCGACCGCGAAGTCTTCCTCGCCATCCAACTCGGCGCAATCATGTTCATGGCGGTCAGCATCATCCTGGCGGGTTGGTGGGCGGATCGCACCACGCCGACCACCGCGCTCGCCTGGGGCTGCGCCGGCACGGTGCTGATGGGCCTTGTCTTCGGGCCGCTGATCGGCACCGGGGCGCTGCTGCCGATCTTCGTGGCGCTCAGCCTCGCCTTGTTCGTCATGGGCTTCATCTACGGCCCGCTGGGCGCTTACCTCCCCGCTCTCTTCCCGATCCAGCTCCGCTATACCGGCGCGTCCTTCGCCTTCAACCTGGGTGGCATCATCGGCGGCGCGCTCGCCCCGATCGTCGCCACCTGGCTGATCGGCGCGCAGGGCGTCGGTCTCGTCGGCCTCTATATGTCGGCGGCCGCGCTCATCAGCTTGGGCGGCCTATGGTTGACCAGCCGGATGCCCGCGATCAGATAG